One window of the Delphinus delphis chromosome 20, mDelDel1.2, whole genome shotgun sequence genome contains the following:
- the CFAP20 gene encoding cilia- and flagella-associated protein 20 translates to MFKNTFQSGFLSILYSIGSKPLQIWDKKVRNGHIKRITDNDIQSLVLEIEGTNVSTTYITCPADPKKTLGIKLPFLVMIIKNLKKYFTFEVQVLDDKNVRRRFRASNYQSTTRVKPFICTMPMRLDDGWNQIQFNLSDFTRRAYGTNYIETLRVQIHANCRIRRVYFSDRLYSEDELPAEFKLYLPVQNKAKQ, encoded by the exons ATGTTCAAGAACACGTTCCAGAGCGGCTTCCTTTCTATCCTCTACAGCATTGGCAGCAAGCCCCTGCAAATCTGGGACAAAAag GTACGGAATGGCCACATCAAAAGAATCACCGATAATGACATCCAGTCCCTGGTGCTAGAGATTGAAGGAACAAATGTCAG CACCACATATATCACATGTCCTGCAGACCCAAAGAAAACATTGGGAATTAAACTTCCCTTCCTTGTCATGATTATCAAAAACCTGAAGAAATATTTTACCTTTGAAGTACAG GTACTAGATGACAAGAATGTGCGTCGGCGGTTTCGGGCAAGTAACTACCAGAGCACCACCAGGGTCAAACCCTTCATCTGTACCATGCCCATGCGGCTGGATGACGGCTGGAACCAGATTCAGTTCAACCTGTCAGACTTCACTCGGCGGGCATATGGCACAAATTACATTGAGACCCTCAGGGTGCAG ATCCATGCAAACTGTCGCATCCGACGGGTTTACTTCTCAGACAGACTCTACTCCGAAGACGAACTGCCAGCAGAGTTCAAACTGTATCTCCCAGTTCAGAATAAGGCAAAG caatAA